The Lycium barbarum isolate Lr01 chromosome 9, ASM1917538v2, whole genome shotgun sequence genome has a segment encoding these proteins:
- the LOC132612164 gene encoding uncharacterized protein LOC132612164 — protein sequence MRNTAHIINAPWAVCGDFNSILSTEEKMGGIPHGLNKSIPFMECLQDCGLNDIGFSGSRFTWCNERKEENVIWKRLDRMVVNDNWNDVFPISNVIHMPRISSDQCPLLINCDTNQNEMIRYFRFLNFWTDLDDFLDIVKENWCTQTDGNIFWEVQQKMKNTSKALSIWSRNTISDIFVHLKHLEEKVIQEEENYQSMAPENNRIRLHKTKVDIILYHKQVDSFWRQKADLKWQVEGDENTSFFHLVVRGKRSILNMHRILHNGDWIQGDNEIGLAVVDFYQNLFSQGIDTIDRNILDHIPNLITESDNDYLNAIPIIQEVKEVVFDINSSPGPDGFSGLLFQKSWQIVGDDRFNMEFAEFRPICLSNVTQKIVSKVLNNKLSKIISKLISPNQSGFVKGRAIGENVMLAQEIIHDMKKNNKGGNVIFKIDMTKAYDRMSWNFICSVMRKMGFNEAWVHAIWNLLSNMWYSVVQKKEFSIKYLGCPLFQGRKKIEYFTDDPTKILKKLGTWHCKMLSSGGKFILIKHVLSAMPDHLLSICQPPKGILKIMEKIFANFFWGRNEGKTKHYWVSWHKMCKTTAEGGIGIRSLYEINENFGAKLWWQFRTKDSFWADFLKAKYARRVHPSATKWSYTQSHCWKRMMKIRDKIDHLIQWNANKGNSNF from the exons ATGAGGAATACTGCTCATATCATTAATGCTCCTTGGGCTGTTTGTGGAGATTTCAATAGCATTCTGTCTACTGAGGAAAAAATGGGAGGAATACCTCATGGACTCAACAAAAGCATTCCATTCATGGAATGCCTACAAGACTGTGGTCTTAATGATATTGGCTTCTCTGGAAGCAGGTTTACTTGGTGcaatgaaagaaaagaagaaaatgttATCTGGAAAAGATTAGACAGGATGGTGGTAAATGACAATTGGAATGACGTTTTCCCTATTTCTAATGTCATTCACATGCCTAGGATCAGCTCTGATCAGTGTCCTCTTCTAATTAATTGTGATACCAACCAAAATGAAATGATCAGATATTTCAGGTTCCTTAATTTTTGGACTGACCTTGATGACTTTCTAGATATTGTTAAAGAGAATTGGTGTACTCAAACTGATGGTAATATCTTCTGGGAAGTTcaacaaaaaatgaaaaacacTAGTAAAGCTCTGAGCATATGGTCCAGGAATACCATAAGTGATATATTTGTTCACTTGAAACATCTGGAAGAAAAGGTTATTCAGGAAGAAGAAAATTATCAGAGTATGGCTCCTGAGAATAATAGAATACGTCTTCATAAAACCAAAGTTGATATTATCCTATACCATAAACAAGTTGACTCCTTTTGGAGACAAAAGGCTGATTTGAAATGGCAAGTTGAAGGTGATGAAAACACTAGCTTCTTTCACTTAGTGGTTAGAGGAAAAAGAAGCATTCTTAATATGCATAGAATTCTGCATAATGGGGACTGGATTCAGGGTGATAATGAGATCGGCTTAGCTGTTGTTGATTTTTACCAGAATCTATTCTCTCAAGGAATTGATACTATTGATAGAAATATCTTAGATCACATTCCTAATTTGATCACTGAATCTGACAATGATTACTTGAATGCTATCCCAATTATTCAAGAAGTCAAAGAGGTAGTCTTTGACATCAATAGTTCCCCAGGCCCTGATGGTTTCAGTGGGCTTTTATTTCAAAAATCTTGGCAAATTGTTGGGGATGATAGGTTTAACATG GAATTTGCTGAATTCAGACCTATATGTCTGAGCAATGTTACACAAAAAATTGTTTCTAAGGTGCTCAACAACAAACTGTCCAAGATTATCTCTAAACTTATATCCCCTAACCAGAGTGGATTTGTTAAAGGGAGAGCTATTGGGGAGAATGTCATGTTGGCTCAAGAAATCATTCATGACATGAAGAAGAATAACAAGGGAGGCAATGTAATATTCAAGATTGATATGACCAAGGCTTATGACAGGATGTCatggaactttatttgttctgtGATGAGAAAGATGGGTTTCAATGAAGCTTGGGTGCATGCTATTTGGAATCTATTGTCCAACATGTGGTACAGTGTG GTTCAAAAGAAAGAATTCTCAATAAAATATCTAGGATGTCCTTTATTCCAGGGGAGGAAGAAGATTGAATATTTCACAGATGATCCTACCAAAATTCTCAAAAAACTTGGAACCTGGCATTGCAAAATGCTCTCTTCTGGAGGAAAATTCATATTGATCAAGCATGTTTTATCAGCCATGCCAGATCACCTTTTATCCATCTGTCAACCCCCAAAAGGCATCCTTAAGATCATGGAGAAAATATTTGCCAATTTCTTTTGGGGAAGAAATGAAGGAAAGACTAAACACTACTGGGTTTCATGGCATAAAATGTGCAAGACCACTGCTGAAGGTGGCATTGGTATCAGATCTCTTTATGAAATTAATGAGAATTTTGGAGCTAAACTTTGGTGGCAGTTCAGGACGAAGGATTCTTTTTGGGCTGATTTCCTTAAAGCCAAATATGCAAGAAGAGTGCATCCCAGTGCTACAAAATGGAGTTATACTCAGTCGCATTGTTGGAAAAGAATGATGAAAATCAGAGATAAAATAGATCACCTGATTCAATGGAATGCCAACAAAGGCAATTCTAATTTTTGA